From the Gemmatimonadales bacterium genome, one window contains:
- a CDS encoding heme o synthase produces MAVRQAQAGLARDLLALTKPRVISLLLVTAVAPMYITGLGAPPLSLVGCVLLGGFLMAGGANAINMWFDQDIDHFMSRTKLRPVPSGRVAPLAALAFGIGLGTLAFAILWRFANPLSAWLALGGLLFYVLVYTVWLKRSTPQNIVIGGAAGAFPPLVGYAAMAGHLDLTALYLFAIIFYWTPPHFWALALLKKGEYAKAGIPMLPVVRGERETKVQMLIYTLILLPLTILPALFGAFGLLYAVAALALGGRFLWYNFQLLREDGVTPTAWKMYKYSLAYLALLFVAMSVDRALPREAQAETPQVLILDQPAPVAGQLGR; encoded by the coding sequence ATGGCCGTACGGCAGGCACAGGCGGGCTTGGCCCGCGATCTATTGGCATTGACCAAGCCCCGGGTGATTTCCCTCCTGCTGGTGACCGCGGTGGCCCCCATGTACATCACCGGGCTCGGCGCGCCACCGCTCTCCCTCGTGGGATGTGTGCTGCTCGGCGGCTTCCTGATGGCCGGCGGTGCCAACGCAATCAACATGTGGTTCGACCAGGACATCGACCACTTCATGTCCCGGACCAAGCTCCGACCCGTCCCATCCGGCCGGGTGGCTCCGCTGGCCGCCCTGGCGTTCGGCATCGGCCTGGGGACGCTGGCCTTTGCCATCCTCTGGCGGTTCGCCAATCCCCTCAGTGCCTGGCTGGCCCTCGGCGGACTCCTGTTCTACGTGCTGGTCTACACCGTCTGGCTGAAACGCTCCACCCCGCAGAACATCGTGATCGGCGGCGCGGCAGGGGCCTTTCCGCCGCTGGTCGGGTACGCCGCCATGGCGGGGCACCTCGACCTGACGGCGCTCTACCTCTTCGCGATCATCTTCTACTGGACCCCGCCCCACTTCTGGGCGCTGGCGCTCCTGAAGAAGGGGGAATACGCCAAGGCGGGCATCCCGATGCTCCCCGTGGTCCGTGGCGAGCGGGAAACCAAGGTGCAGATGCTGATCTACACCCTCATCCTGCTCCCGCTGACGATTCTACCCGCCCTGTTCGGGGCCTTCGGCCTCCTCTACGCGGTCGCCGCGCTGGCCCTCGGCGGCCGGTTCCTCTGGTACAACTTCCAGCTGCTCCGCGAGGACGGGGTCACCCCCACCGCGTGGAAGATGTACAAGTACTCACTCGCATATCTCGCGCTGCTCTTCGTGGCCATGAGCGTGGACCGCGCCCTTCCCCGTGAGGCGCAGGCCGAGACCCCCCAGGTGCTGATTCTCGACCAGCCGGCCCCCGTGGCCGGCCAGCTGGGCCGGTGA
- a CDS encoding LptF/LptG family permease, whose amino-acid sequence MRLAILDRYILRSWIRIFVLTAFGFPVVSVLIKITDNMRRLLSTGLTVTEIVVSYVYVLPEEISMVMPASVFFATVFTLGAMSRNSEIVAAQAGGTSFHRLARPIFLAAAAAAVLAFVVGEISVSASSRSLELQKSREARATTYRYNFVYGADANWVYTIRTLDVVNQVLRDPVFVRQGNGTNYPYLAVSADSATYDSTAAGWKLWGGTSRVIFGGLVQPVFTAQEMRLRALSQTPSQLLAAAKQPSEMRYRELGEYIEGLRRSGNDVNKLRVERALKIAIPVTCLIIALFGAPLSLSSPRAGAAYGIAISLATTVLFLLIINLAKAVGRGGIIDPLMAAWAPNVLFLGAALVLLKRVRT is encoded by the coding sequence ATGCGGCTCGCGATTCTCGACCGGTACATCCTGCGCTCCTGGATCCGGATCTTCGTGCTGACCGCGTTCGGCTTTCCGGTCGTGTCGGTGCTGATCAAGATCACCGACAACATGCGCCGGCTCCTCAGTACCGGCCTGACAGTTACGGAAATCGTCGTCAGCTACGTCTATGTGCTGCCGGAAGAGATCTCGATGGTGATGCCGGCCTCGGTCTTCTTCGCCACGGTGTTCACGCTGGGGGCCATGAGCCGGAACTCCGAGATCGTGGCCGCGCAGGCGGGCGGAACGAGTTTTCACCGGCTGGCGCGGCCGATCTTCCTTGCCGCGGCGGCGGCGGCGGTGCTGGCCTTCGTCGTCGGGGAAATTTCGGTGTCCGCCTCCAGCAGGTCGCTGGAACTCCAGAAGTCGCGGGAGGCGCGGGCCACCACCTATCGGTACAACTTCGTGTACGGAGCCGACGCCAACTGGGTGTACACCATCCGGACGCTCGACGTCGTCAACCAGGTGCTCCGGGATCCGGTCTTCGTCCGGCAGGGCAACGGGACGAACTACCCCTACCTCGCCGTCAGCGCCGATAGTGCCACATACGACAGCACGGCCGCGGGGTGGAAGCTGTGGGGGGGGACCAGCCGGGTCATCTTCGGCGGACTGGTACAGCCCGTGTTCACCGCCCAGGAGATGCGGCTCCGCGCGCTCTCCCAGACGCCGAGCCAGCTGCTGGCGGCCGCCAAGCAGCCGTCCGAAATGCGCTACCGGGAACTCGGCGAGTACATCGAGGGGCTGCGGCGCTCCGGCAACGACGTGAACAAGCTGCGGGTGGAGCGGGCGCTGAAGATCGCCATCCCGGTCACCTGCCTCATCATCGCACTCTTCGGCGCGCCGCTCAGCCTGAGCTCCCCGCGGGCGGGGGCGGCGTACGGGATTGCCATCAGCCTGGCGACCACGGTGCTCTTCCTGCTGATCATCAACCTGGCCAAGGCGGTCGGAAGGGGCGGGATCATCGACCCCCTCATGGCGGCCTGGGCGCCGAACGTGCTCTTCCTGGGCGCGGCGCTGGTCCTGCTGAAACGGGTAAGGACCTAG
- a CDS encoding ABC transporter transmembrane domain-containing protein, giving the protein MTTPIAKAARRRLPSPKQLARLWPRVRPHRQALMLASVALLLSAAIGLAFPLVVGRLLDAAFVDQNRSLLDRVALGLTGLFLIQAFLNYGQTYLLSATGERAVAGLREELFAKLLDMPPGFFADRKTGELTSRLTIDIGLLQGVLSNQIAEFARQILALVGGIILLTWIQPQLTLTALAVVPVAVGTALFFGRRLRRISTGVQDKVAGATSVAEEAFSQIRTVQSFVQEPAERARYGGLIGGVVQAALVRARVRGVFFGAITFSTFTGIVIVLWQGGRLVLDGSLTAGTLVSFLLLTVTIAASVGALASFFGNFQESVGAAERVFQLLEAHTPIADPPAPTSLPTPVQGRVEFDRVSFRYLDHPDAPWAVREVNLSLAPGEVVAIVGPSGAGKTTLISLLPRFWDVAEGSIRLDGIDVRQLRLRDLRGAIGVVPQEPALFSGTVRENIAYARPDASEADVERAARAAHAHEFVERLPDGYETIVGERGVKLSGGQRQRIAIARAVLKDPAVLVLDEATSSLDTESERLVEDVLEKLLVGRSTLIIAHRLSTVRRADRLVVLEHGRVVEEGSHADLLAQGGLYARLYQRQFRDGDAELDRAAVNA; this is encoded by the coding sequence GTGACGACGCCCATCGCCAAAGCAGCGCGCCGCCGCCTCCCTTCCCCCAAGCAGCTGGCCCGCCTCTGGCCACGAGTCCGGCCCCACCGCCAGGCGTTGATGCTCGCCTCCGTGGCGCTCCTGCTGAGCGCCGCCATCGGGCTGGCCTTCCCGCTGGTGGTGGGGCGCCTCCTCGACGCCGCCTTCGTGGACCAGAACCGGTCCCTCCTCGACCGGGTCGCTCTCGGCTTGACGGGCCTCTTCCTCATCCAGGCGTTCCTGAACTACGGCCAGACCTATCTCCTCAGCGCCACCGGCGAGCGCGCAGTGGCCGGCCTCCGGGAAGAGCTCTTCGCCAAGCTGCTGGACATGCCCCCGGGGTTCTTCGCCGACCGGAAAACTGGTGAACTGACCAGCCGGCTCACCATCGACATCGGGCTCCTGCAGGGCGTCCTGAGCAACCAGATCGCCGAATTCGCCCGCCAGATCCTCGCCCTGGTCGGCGGCATCATCCTCCTGACCTGGATCCAGCCCCAGCTCACGCTGACGGCGCTGGCCGTCGTCCCGGTGGCGGTCGGCACGGCCCTCTTCTTTGGCCGGCGGCTCCGCCGGATCAGCACCGGCGTGCAGGACAAGGTGGCCGGCGCCACCTCGGTGGCCGAGGAAGCCTTCAGCCAGATCCGAACCGTGCAGAGCTTCGTGCAGGAGCCGGCGGAGCGGGCCCGGTACGGCGGGTTGATCGGCGGCGTGGTCCAGGCGGCGCTGGTGCGGGCCCGGGTCCGCGGGGTCTTCTTCGGGGCCATCACCTTCAGCACCTTCACCGGGATCGTCATCGTCCTCTGGCAGGGGGGGCGGCTGGTACTGGACGGCTCCCTGACGGCCGGCACCCTGGTGAGCTTCCTCCTGCTCACGGTGACCATCGCCGCCTCGGTCGGTGCCCTCGCCTCCTTCTTCGGGAATTTCCAGGAATCCGTCGGGGCCGCCGAACGGGTGTTTCAACTGCTGGAAGCCCACACCCCGATTGCCGATCCCCCCGCCCCCACCTCCCTTCCGACGCCGGTGCAGGGGCGGGTCGAGTTCGACAGGGTGTCTTTCCGCTACCTGGACCACCCTGACGCCCCCTGGGCGGTCCGCGAGGTGAACCTCAGCCTGGCACCCGGCGAGGTGGTCGCCATTGTGGGTCCATCCGGAGCCGGAAAGACGACCCTGATCAGCCTTCTGCCCCGGTTCTGGGATGTTGCAGAAGGGAGCATACGGCTGGATGGCATCGACGTGCGGCAGCTCCGGCTCCGGGACCTTCGGGGCGCCATTGGCGTGGTCCCCCAGGAGCCAGCCCTGTTCAGCGGCACGGTCCGCGAGAATATCGCCTATGCGCGCCCAGATGCCTCTGAGGCTGACGTGGAGCGGGCGGCCCGGGCCGCGCACGCCCACGAGTTCGTGGAGCGCCTGCCGGACGGTTATGAGACGATCGTGGGGGAGCGCGGGGTCAAGCTCTCTGGCGGGCAACGGCAGCGCATCGCCATCGCCCGCGCGGTGCTCAAGGACCCCGCCGTCCTGGTGCTCGATGAGGCCACCAGCAGCCTGGACACCGAGAGCGAGCGGCTGGTTGAGGATGTCCTCGAGAAGCTCCTGGTTGGGCGGAGCACCCTGATCATTGCGCACCGGCTGAGCACCGTGCGCCGGGCCGACCGGCTCGTGGTGCTGGAGCACGGCCGCGTAGTGGAGGAGGGCTCCCACGCCGACCTGCTCGCGCAGGGCGGGCTCTACGCCCGGCTCTACCAGCGGCAGTTCCGGGACGGCGATGCCGAGTTGGATCGTGCCGCCGTGAACGCATGA
- a CDS encoding carboxypeptidase regulatory-like domain-containing protein: MQSWFRRVATATAMGVLFTLGAGNLFAQGVTTAAVTGTVTQESGAPVEGAMITLTNRGTGAKITATSQGNGKFYMENVSVGGPYTIEARAIGFESARRDNVMLSLGQRFVSNFTLRQQIVQLEEIAVNAETGDPVMNTAKTGVSQSISDTVINRLPVLGRNFQDLVATTPQVASVGAGVSAGGQNNRFNSIQIDGGVNNDLFGLGASGVPGGQANAKAISIEAVKEFQVLVAPYDVRLGNFAGGLINAVTQSGSNKFGGSVFGYLQNQDLVGKDIDGLTSADFKVLQYGGTLSGAIIKDKLQYFAAADITKRTTPFNGITLAESGADTADAQRMINHLNALGADQWGGAGDAGGFTIENPNPTYFGKLTWSPKTNQSVSLSYNNVGATVDVISRRQNGDWQLSSGAYTIDNQTNSLRLIWSGVFGGKYSNEFIGGWQSVRDKRSGNSLYPTIIVGSGSTGTRLVAGDERFSQANSLDQDIYEITDNLTVGLGDHRVTIGTHNEFFGFNNVFFPQSIGQWTFANIDSFEANSAVRFDRALPLREGGPTADFNVNQWGLYLQDQFNLGPVALTVGLRWDNPIFPDSPAYNPKLDSITSDPNLWTGGTINTSVVPSGNATWSPRLGFNWDVNGEGMTIVRGGVGYFGGRPAYVWLSNAYGNTGMEQTQLTCRNDDSNPDNNVPGGFTLDPSQQPSACAGSAGLFQATPTINYFDSNFKFEQNMKLSLGVDQRLPWGMVGTIDLLYTKSKNTLYIQDNNLVGVVDESTLTYATGEGNRARYGVNNLGTGSATPNKQTAAFGNVLEHLNKSEDHVFSGTIQLQKRFSNGIEFNGGYTYTDAQDVMSLTSSIAFSNYGFATLNGLLNDRDLTTSAFSRPHRVVLSGTVNLPADFDFSLIYSGISGSPFGYVINGDANADGVGGSNREFNDMFYVPRDRNDITMYGATPAASYDSLANFIDSQACLRNQRGQIMERNSCRNPWINSLDARLQKVVPTFNGQTMILSLDVFNLLNMIDSDWGLVKQTSAFEGQSMVRLRGWDPLYNRGIYSLALPTLNVVNKNASIWRIQLGGKYIW; encoded by the coding sequence ATGCAGTCATGGTTTCGTCGGGTAGCGACCGCGACGGCCATGGGCGTGCTGTTTACGCTCGGGGCCGGCAATCTGTTCGCGCAGGGCGTCACAACGGCGGCGGTGACCGGGACCGTCACGCAGGAATCGGGGGCGCCGGTCGAAGGCGCCATGATCACGCTGACCAACCGGGGCACGGGCGCCAAGATCACGGCGACCTCCCAGGGGAACGGCAAGTTCTACATGGAGAACGTGTCGGTTGGCGGCCCCTACACGATCGAGGCCCGTGCCATCGGCTTCGAGAGCGCCCGCCGCGACAACGTGATGCTCTCCCTCGGTCAGCGTTTCGTCTCCAATTTCACCCTCAGGCAGCAGATCGTGCAGCTGGAGGAGATCGCCGTCAACGCCGAGACGGGTGACCCGGTCATGAACACGGCGAAGACCGGTGTGTCGCAGTCCATCAGCGATACCGTCATCAACCGGTTGCCGGTGCTCGGCCGCAACTTCCAGGACCTCGTGGCCACGACGCCGCAAGTGGCGAGCGTCGGCGCGGGTGTATCGGCCGGCGGCCAGAACAACCGCTTCAACAGCATCCAGATCGACGGTGGCGTCAACAACGACCTCTTCGGCCTCGGCGCGAGCGGCGTGCCGGGCGGGCAGGCCAACGCCAAGGCCATCTCGATCGAGGCGGTCAAGGAGTTCCAGGTCCTCGTGGCCCCCTACGACGTGCGGCTCGGCAACTTTGCCGGCGGCCTGATCAACGCCGTCACCCAGTCGGGCAGCAACAAGTTCGGCGGGTCGGTGTTCGGGTACCTGCAAAACCAGGACCTGGTGGGCAAGGATATTGACGGCCTGACATCGGCCGACTTCAAGGTGCTGCAGTACGGCGGAACGCTGAGCGGCGCCATCATCAAGGACAAGCTGCAGTACTTCGCCGCCGCGGACATCACCAAGCGGACGACGCCCTTCAACGGGATCACGCTCGCGGAATCCGGCGCCGACACCGCCGATGCGCAGCGGATGATCAACCACCTCAACGCCCTCGGGGCGGATCAGTGGGGCGGGGCGGGCGACGCCGGCGGGTTTACCATCGAGAACCCCAACCCGACCTACTTCGGGAAGCTGACCTGGTCGCCCAAGACCAACCAGAGCGTCTCGCTCTCGTACAACAACGTCGGGGCCACGGTGGATGTCATTTCCCGCCGGCAGAACGGCGACTGGCAGCTCTCGTCCGGCGCCTATACCATCGACAACCAGACCAACTCGCTGCGCCTCATCTGGAGCGGCGTCTTCGGCGGGAAGTACTCCAACGAATTCATCGGCGGCTGGCAGTCGGTGCGCGACAAGCGCTCCGGCAACTCGCTGTACCCCACCATCATCGTGGGCTCGGGCAGCACCGGCACCCGCCTGGTGGCGGGCGATGAGCGCTTTTCCCAGGCCAACTCCCTCGACCAGGACATCTACGAGATCACCGACAACCTGACCGTCGGCCTGGGCGATCACCGCGTCACCATTGGTACCCACAACGAGTTCTTCGGCTTCAACAACGTCTTCTTCCCGCAGAGCATCGGGCAGTGGACCTTCGCCAATATCGACTCGTTCGAGGCCAACTCGGCCGTGCGGTTCGACCGCGCCCTTCCGCTCCGCGAGGGGGGCCCGACGGCCGACTTCAACGTGAACCAGTGGGGCCTCTACCTGCAGGACCAGTTCAATCTCGGTCCGGTGGCGCTGACGGTCGGCCTCCGCTGGGACAACCCGATCTTCCCCGACTCGCCGGCCTACAATCCAAAGCTCGATTCCATCACCTCGGACCCGAACCTCTGGACCGGCGGCACGATCAACACCAGCGTGGTGCCGAGCGGCAACGCCACTTGGTCGCCGCGCCTCGGCTTCAACTGGGACGTCAACGGCGAGGGGATGACCATCGTGCGCGGCGGCGTCGGCTACTTCGGCGGCCGGCCGGCGTACGTGTGGCTCTCCAACGCCTACGGCAACACCGGCATGGAGCAGACCCAGCTGACCTGCCGGAACGACGACTCCAATCCGGACAACAACGTCCCGGGTGGCTTCACCCTCGACCCGTCGCAACAGCCGTCGGCCTGCGCCGGCTCCGCCGGGCTCTTCCAGGCGACGCCGACCATCAACTACTTCGATTCCAACTTCAAGTTTGAACAGAACATGAAGCTGTCCCTCGGCGTCGACCAGCGGCTGCCGTGGGGCATGGTCGGCACCATCGACCTGCTTTACACCAAGTCGAAGAACACGCTCTACATCCAGGACAACAACCTCGTCGGCGTGGTGGACGAGAGCACCCTCACCTACGCCACCGGCGAAGGCAACCGGGCGCGGTACGGCGTGAACAACCTGGGCACGGGCTCGGCCACCCCCAACAAGCAGACGGCGGCCTTCGGCAACGTCCTCGAGCACCTCAACAAGTCCGAGGACCATGTCTTCAGCGGCACGATCCAGCTGCAGAAGCGGTTCTCCAACGGCATCGAGTTCAACGGCGGCTACACCTACACCGACGCCCAGGACGTGATGTCACTGACGTCGAGCATCGCCTTCTCGAACTACGGCTTCGCCACGCTGAACGGCCTGCTCAACGACCGCGACCTGACCACCTCCGCCTTCAGCCGCCCGCACCGGGTGGTCCTCAGCGGCACGGTCAACCTGCCGGCCGACTTCGACTTCTCGCTGATCTACTCGGGGATCTCGGGCTCGCCGTTCGGCTACGTCATCAACGGCGACGCCAACGCGGACGGCGTTGGCGGCAGCAACCGCGAGTTCAACGACATGTTCTACGTTCCGCGCGACCGGAACGACATCACGATGTACGGCGCCACCCCGGCGGCATCGTACGACTCGCTCGCCAACTTCATCGACTCCCAGGCCTGCCTCCGCAACCAGCGGGGCCAGATCATGGAGCGCAACAGCTGCCGCAACCCCTGGATCAACTCGCTCGACGCCCGGCTCCAGAAGGTCGTCCCGACCTTCAACGGACAGACGATGATCCTTTCCCTCGACGTGTTCAACCTCCTGAACATGATCGACAGCGACTGGGGCCTCGTGAAGCAGACCAGCGCGTTCGAGGGCCAGAGCATGGTCCGGCTCCGCGGATGGGACCCGCTCTACAACCGGGGCATCTACAGCCTCGCGCTGCCGACGCTCAATGTGGTCAACAAGAACGCCTCGATCTGGCGGATCCAGCTGGGCGGCAAGTACATCTGGTAA
- a CDS encoding amino acid permease, producing MSAVAVLVGSTIGSGIFRVPASVAGRIGEPGPFLLAWALGGAIVLCGALTYAELAAALPRSGGVFAYILDAFGPLPAFLFGWSTLAVIRASALGAISTIFAEYLGYFVPLTPSQVQYVAAGAIILVGLFNYFGVNVAAVLVNLSTVVKYGALVALAALAFTIGEGTTANFTPVWSSGVHVSVMGTALISIMWTYDGWADLAYLGGEVKDPARNLPRALLLGTVAIIAIYLVVNLAYLYLVPLPEMAGSALIAATAAERIPFFGGGAGGVIAGVVMISTFSALLGSMMTGPRVFFAMADRGLFFTAIARVSPRYQSPSVAILLATGLGVVYVLLNDFQQLADKFILGIWPFYALAVGAVFVLRKKQPDLVRPYRTWGYPVVPLLFMAASLAIILNALWTDPVNTGITFGIILVGVPVYYAWRRSHRLAGNAES from the coding sequence ATGAGCGCCGTCGCCGTGCTGGTTGGCTCCACCATCGGGAGCGGGATCTTTCGGGTACCGGCAAGCGTGGCCGGGCGGATCGGGGAACCGGGGCCCTTCCTTCTCGCCTGGGCCCTCGGCGGCGCCATTGTGCTCTGCGGCGCGCTGACCTACGCCGAGCTGGCGGCCGCGCTCCCGCGGTCGGGCGGGGTGTTCGCCTACATTCTTGACGCCTTCGGCCCCCTCCCCGCCTTCCTGTTCGGCTGGTCCACGCTTGCGGTCATTCGCGCCTCGGCGCTCGGCGCCATCTCCACCATCTTCGCAGAGTACCTCGGGTACTTCGTCCCGCTGACCCCGTCGCAGGTGCAGTACGTGGCGGCCGGGGCCATCATCCTCGTGGGGCTGTTCAATTATTTCGGCGTGAACGTCGCGGCGGTCCTCGTCAATCTCTCGACCGTGGTGAAGTACGGGGCGCTGGTGGCGCTGGCGGCGTTGGCCTTCACCATCGGCGAGGGGACCACCGCCAATTTCACCCCGGTGTGGAGCAGCGGGGTCCATGTGAGCGTCATGGGGACGGCCCTCATCTCGATCATGTGGACCTACGACGGCTGGGCCGACCTCGCCTATCTCGGCGGGGAGGTGAAGGACCCCGCACGCAACCTCCCGCGCGCGCTGCTGCTGGGCACGGTGGCCATCATCGCCATCTACCTCGTAGTGAACCTGGCCTACCTCTACCTGGTGCCGCTGCCCGAAATGGCCGGTTCGGCCCTCATCGCCGCCACAGCGGCCGAGCGGATTCCGTTCTTCGGCGGCGGGGCCGGCGGCGTCATCGCCGGGGTGGTGATGATTTCCACCTTCAGCGCACTGCTCGGCTCGATGATGACCGGGCCCCGGGTGTTCTTTGCGATGGCCGACCGCGGCCTCTTCTTCACCGCGATCGCGCGCGTCAGCCCCCGGTACCAGAGCCCGTCGGTGGCGATCCTGCTGGCCACGGGTCTTGGGGTGGTCTACGTCCTGCTCAACGACTTCCAGCAACTGGCGGACAAGTTCATCCTCGGCATCTGGCCCTTCTACGCCCTGGCGGTCGGGGCGGTCTTCGTGCTCCGGAAGAAGCAGCCCGACCTGGTGCGTCCCTACCGGACCTGGGGCTATCCCGTTGTCCCCCTTCTGTTCATGGCGGCCTCACTTGCGATCATCCTGAACGCGCTCTGGACCGACCCGGTCAACACCGGTATCACATTCGGGATCATTTTGGTCGGCGTTCCGGTGTACTACGCGTGGCGGCGCTCGCACCGCTTGGCCGGGAACGCCGAGTCCTGA
- a CDS encoding LptF/LptG family permease — MRLLSRYVLRQLAAPFVFAVAALTSIMLLNQIAKRFGALVGKGLPWSLIGEVFLLSLPFIVAMTLPMAVLLAVLYAFTTLASGNEITAMRASGISIGQLLRPVFLAALLLTVADFVFVDQGLPAANLRLKALLFDIGRKRPTVQFREQALNDVPPSSLFLRAGRIEPADGRLRDVTIFDMSGQQGRQVIYADSGRMGFEANQNDLYLTLYDGSIMQFKGSDPGLMQLTYFAVNTMRVRSVGNTLTRTEGDVPKSDREMTTCEMLDEVHDTTAAMHSLARTRAERVDKDLRNLLGLPAAPPTSPDSGRARGAPWCGWFRSLGQRFLPETVEAQDPAQRPAPRDPRAAADTLPRWKRERLRQKLEMGSKDSAAMVPAPAKAPPGEGDLAEYGISRSVPLSSWVDVANTAEGIRSAKRTADGFLVEVHKKYAISVACLVFVLVGIPLALRFPRGGMGLVLGGGLGIFALYYISLTAGEPLADAGILPPAVVMWAPNVIFTLLGTVGLLRVNRELGSTRGGDLAELTDLVRRWVARWRAR, encoded by the coding sequence ATGCGCCTGCTGAGCCGATACGTGCTCCGGCAGCTGGCGGCCCCGTTCGTGTTTGCGGTGGCGGCGCTGACCAGCATCATGCTGTTGAACCAGATTGCCAAGCGATTCGGCGCCCTGGTGGGCAAGGGCCTGCCGTGGAGCCTGATCGGCGAGGTGTTCCTCCTCAGCCTGCCGTTCATCGTGGCCATGACCCTGCCGATGGCCGTGCTCCTCGCGGTGCTCTACGCCTTCACCACCCTGGCCTCGGGCAACGAAATCACCGCCATGCGGGCCAGCGGGATATCGATCGGGCAGCTCCTGCGGCCGGTGTTCCTCGCGGCCTTGCTCCTGACGGTGGCCGATTTCGTCTTCGTCGACCAGGGGCTCCCCGCCGCCAACCTCCGGCTGAAGGCCCTCCTCTTCGACATCGGCCGCAAGCGGCCCACCGTCCAGTTCCGGGAACAGGCGCTGAACGATGTCCCCCCGTCCAGCCTCTTTCTCCGGGCCGGTCGGATCGAGCCGGCGGACGGCCGGCTCCGCGATGTGACCATCTTCGACATGTCGGGCCAGCAGGGGCGTCAGGTCATCTATGCCGACAGCGGTCGGATGGGCTTCGAGGCCAACCAGAACGACCTCTACCTGACCCTGTACGACGGCTCGATCATGCAGTTCAAGGGGTCCGATCCCGGACTGATGCAACTGACCTATTTCGCCGTCAATACCATGCGGGTCCGGAGCGTCGGCAATACCCTGACTCGCACGGAAGGGGATGTGCCGAAGAGCGACCGGGAAATGACCACCTGCGAGATGCTGGATGAGGTGCATGACACCACCGCCGCAATGCATTCACTCGCCCGGACCCGCGCCGAGCGCGTGGACAAGGACCTCCGCAACCTGCTCGGCCTGCCGGCGGCCCCTCCCACCAGTCCCGATTCCGGGCGCGCACGCGGGGCCCCGTGGTGCGGCTGGTTCCGGTCGCTGGGACAGCGGTTCCTGCCGGAGACGGTCGAGGCACAGGATCCCGCACAACGGCCGGCCCCGCGCGACCCCCGGGCAGCCGCCGACACACTTCCCCGATGGAAGCGGGAGCGGCTCAGGCAAAAGCTGGAGATGGGGAGCAAGGACAGCGCCGCCATGGTGCCGGCCCCCGCCAAGGCGCCACCCGGCGAGGGCGACTTGGCGGAGTACGGCATTTCCCGATCGGTGCCCCTTTCGTCCTGGGTGGACGTGGCAAACACCGCAGAGGGGATCAGGTCGGCCAAGCGGACAGCCGACGGCTTCCTGGTCGAGGTGCACAAGAAGTACGCAATCTCGGTCGCCTGCCTGGTGTTCGTGCTGGTGGGCATTCCGCTGGCGCTCCGGTTTCCCCGCGGCGGCATGGGCCTCGTCCTTGGCGGCGGCCTTGGGATCTTCGCCCTCTACTACATCAGCCTGACCGCCGGCGAGCCGCTGGCCGACGCCGGCATCCTCCCGCCGGCGGTGGTCATGTGGGCGCCCAACGTGATCTTCACCCTCCTCGGCACCGTGGGGCTGCTGCGCGTCAATCGCGAGCTGGGGTCGACCCGCGGCGGGGACCTGGCAGAGCTGACCGACCTCGTGCGGCGCTGGGTGGCCCGATGGAGGGCGCGTTGA